The nucleotide window GCTGGAGGAGGCCGACGGCGACCAGGCGCGGGCGGCGTGGGCGCACACGGTGTGCCGGCTGCCCGCGGTGCGCGGCCAGGGGGTACGGGCGGTGGGCGACTGGGCCTTCGCCGAGCAGCGGCTGCCGGACGACGCGGGCACCGCCTCCTGGCTGTGCACCAGGGCGGACACCTGGGACGGCGACAGCCATGTGCTGGTGCAGTTCCTGCCGCCGGGCGGGTCGGCGGCGGCACCGGCGGCGACCGCGGCGCGGTCCGACGCCACCCCGGCGTGCGGGCCGGTGGCGCCGCAGGTGCTCGCCGGGGTGCTGTGGAAGTCGCCGGCGAAGCGGTGGTACCTGCTGGCCGCGGGGAGCCCGGAGGTCACCTCGGTCACCGCCTCCGGCGGCGCGGGCCGCACCGCGAGCGGCCACACGCTGACGGCGCCCGCGCAGCCGTCGGAGCGCCCGGCGATCACCGGGCGGCTGGCGGACGGCGGCACGCTGCCCGCGCTGAAGTGACCGCGTAGCCCTGGGCGTTACGTCCGGAACGCCCCCGTACCGCCGGGCACGCCACGGGCCCGGCGGTGCAACTTCTTGCTGAAACTTGCTTGCAGACTCTTTCGCAAACTCTTGCAGCGCTGTTAACTTCCTGCCCAGCCCGGGGCCGCACAGGGACGGCGGCGCCGCGACCCATCAGCGGTGGCGTGGCGGGCGTACCCCCTTCCAAGGAGTGACAGGTATGCGACGTGGCATATCGGCCGTCGCGCTGGCCGCGGCCGTCGCGCTCGGGGCCACCGCGTGCGGCGGCGGAAGCGGCGACGGCGACGCCGCCGCCAAGGACCCGGCGAGCGTGAGCGGGTCGATCACCTACTGGGACACCTCGGACGCGACCAACGAGGCCCCGGCGTACCAGGCGCTGATCGCCCAGTTCGAGGCCGCGTACCCGAAGATCAAGGTGCATTACCAGAACGTGCCCTTCGGTGACGTGGAGAACAAGTTCAAGTCCTCGGCGCAGAGCGGCAAGGGCGCCCCCGACGTGATGCGCGCCGACGTCGGCCTGATCCCGGAGTACGCCTCGCTGAGCTACCTGGCGCCGCTGGACCACACCGCGGCGCTGACGGACACCGGTGACTTCCTGCCCGGGCCGCTGAACACCACGCAGTACAACGGCAGGACCTACGGCGTCCCGTCGGTCACCGACACCCTGGCCCTGCTGTACAACAAGAAACTCCTCCAGCAGGCGGGCATCGCCAAGCCCCCGGCCACCTGGGACGAGCTGATCGCGGACGCCAAGGTCCTCAAGGAGAGGACCGGGGCGGCCGGCACCTACGTCAACCCGGACACGTACTTCCTGCTGCCGCTGCTGTTCGGGGAGGGCGCCGACCTCGCCGACCCCAAGGCGAAGAAGATCACCGTCAACTCGCCGCAGGCGGTGAAGGCGGTCACCATGGCGAAGAAGATCTACGACACCTCCTCGCTGCCGGTGGACTTCGCCAACGCCTACGACAACATGCAGGCGGCCTTCAAGAACGGCAAGGTGGCCATGTTGATCCAGGGCCCCTGGTCGGTCCCGGACGACCTGACCGGCTCGGCGTTCAAGGGCGACGAGGCCAACCTCGGGTACGCGCCGGTGCCGGCCGGGAGCACCGGGACGGCGGCGGCCCCCACCGGCGGCCACGACCTGGTGGTCTACGCCGGCTCGAAGAACCTGGCGGCGAGCTACCTGTTCACCCGGTTCATGACGTCGGCTCAGAGCCAGCGGTTCATCGCCCGGAAGAACGGGACGCTGCCCACCCGCGCCTCGGCGTACACCCCCGAGGTGCTCAAGGACCCGAAGATCGCCGGCTTCCGGCCGATCATGAAGACCGCCCGCAACCGGGTGTCGCTGCCGCAGGTGGGCAGCTTGTTCGTGCCGCTCCAGCAGGAGTACGTGAAGATCCTCCAGGGCCAGGAGCCGGTCGCCAAGGGGCTGGACGACGCGGCCGGCCAGTTCCGGAAGCTGCTGCCGGGCTTCACCGTCGGGTAGCCGGAACGCCGACCCGGTCGGCCGGGGCCCCGTGCCGGGGTCCACGCGCCCGGCCGGCCGGGCCGGTCACCATCCCCAGCCGTCGCTGTCGAGAGCGCCGCGTGATCGCCGCGCCGCGGAGAAGAGCCGAGAAGTATGAGGTCGTTGAAGTCGCTGAGACGGTCCTGGGACAGGCACTGGTACGCCTGGGCCATGGTCGCCCCGGTCGTGGTGGTGATCGCCGTGCTGGTGCTCTACCCGCTCGGCTACGGCGCCTACCTGTCGCTGACCAACGCCAACGAGACCAACGTCGCCAAGGACATCGGCGTCAACCACGTGCCGGCCACCTTCCACTTCGTGGGGCTGGACAACTACTGGCAGGTGCTCTCCGGCGGTGACGGCGACTTCTACGCGCGGCTGGAGTGGACGCTGATCTGGACGGTGGCCTGCGTGGTGTGCCACTACTGCCTGGGGCTGGGGCTGGCGCTGCTGCTCAACCGGCCGGTCAAGTTCCGGCTGCTGTACCGGATCGCGCTGATCCTGCCGTGGGCGGTGCCCTCGTTCATCGGGGTCTTCGCCTGGCGGCTGATGTTCAACACCCAGTTCGGTGTCTTCAACTCCCTCATCACCCACCTCGGGCTGCCCGCCCAGGACTGGCTGGGCACCTCGCTGGCGCAGAAGTTCGCGGTGGTGATCGTCAACGTCTGGGCGGGCGTGCCGTTCATGATGGTGGCGCTGCTCGGCGGACTCCAGGCGGTACCGGGCGAGTTGTACGAGGCGGCGGAGATGGACGGCGCCTCGCCCTGGCAGCGGTTCCGCGACGTCACCCTGCCGGGGCTGCGGCCGGTGAGCAACACGGTGATCCTGCTGGGCGTCATCTGGACGTTCAACCAGTTCAACATCATCTTCCTGCTGCTGGGCAGGAACACCAGCGGGGACACCGACATCCTGGTGACCTACGCCTACCGCAGGGCGTTCTCGGGGGTGTCGGACTACTCGGGGGCGGCGACCTACGGGATGGTCATCCTCTCCCTCCTGCTGGCGT belongs to Streptantibioticus cattleyicolor NRRL 8057 = DSM 46488 and includes:
- a CDS encoding carbohydrate ABC transporter permease, which encodes MRSLKSLRRSWDRHWYAWAMVAPVVVVIAVLVLYPLGYGAYLSLTNANETNVAKDIGVNHVPATFHFVGLDNYWQVLSGGDGDFYARLEWTLIWTVACVVCHYCLGLGLALLLNRPVKFRLLYRIALILPWAVPSFIGVFAWRLMFNTQFGVFNSLITHLGLPAQDWLGTSLAQKFAVVIVNVWAGVPFMMVALLGGLQAVPGELYEAAEMDGASPWQRFRDVTLPGLRPVSNTVILLGVIWTFNQFNIIFLLLGRNTSGDTDILVTYAYRRAFSGVSDYSGAATYGMVILSLLLAFSTFYRRHQLKTEQA
- a CDS encoding extracellular solute-binding protein; this translates as MRRGISAVALAAAVALGATACGGGSGDGDAAAKDPASVSGSITYWDTSDATNEAPAYQALIAQFEAAYPKIKVHYQNVPFGDVENKFKSSAQSGKGAPDVMRADVGLIPEYASLSYLAPLDHTAALTDTGDFLPGPLNTTQYNGRTYGVPSVTDTLALLYNKKLLQQAGIAKPPATWDELIADAKVLKERTGAAGTYVNPDTYFLLPLLFGEGADLADPKAKKITVNSPQAVKAVTMAKKIYDTSSLPVDFANAYDNMQAAFKNGKVAMLIQGPWSVPDDLTGSAFKGDEANLGYAPVPAGSTGTAAAPTGGHDLVVYAGSKNLAASYLFTRFMTSAQSQRFIARKNGTLPTRASAYTPEVLKDPKIAGFRPIMKTARNRVSLPQVGSLFVPLQQEYVKILQGQEPVAKGLDDAAGQFRKLLPGFTVG